The sequence CAGAAACCGCACGCAGTATTACGACCCGACCTTCACGGTGGAGGAGAACATTGTCAACGAGCGCGGCCAGATCCTCGTTGCCGCGGGTACCACAATCAATCCGCTGAACCGAATCGGCTTGTCCCGGCCTCTGGTGTTCTTCGACGCCCGCGACAAGAACCAAGTTGCCTTCGCCAAGCGCTTTCTCGACTCGCGCGCAGGCCTCGCCAAGCCGATCCTGGTGGGCGGCAGCTACTTCGAGCTGATGAAAAAGTGGGACACCCCCGTCTACTTCGATCAACAAGGTGCACTCATCCGGAAACTGGGCATCCAGCACGTGCCGGCAATCGTGTCGCAGGAAGGCATAAGGTTAAGAATCGATGAAATCGCTCTTTAAACTGCTGGCCTTGTTGATGGTTGTGCTCTGCGCATGCCATCCCGCCCTCGCCGCCTCCAACGTTACCTGCACCGGCAAGTTCATGAACCCGATCACGGACATCTGCTGGTCATGCATTTTTCCCATCAGCATCGGCAGCACTACG comes from Janthinobacterium sp. J1-1 and encodes:
- the traW gene encoding type-F conjugative transfer system protein TraW; this translates as MRFSDTLVFVAVVAFAVALPHASAVDYGKIGTTYEITEADMLEWIEQRVTAKVASGEALRYQQQQAEKIKRKLLNPEPLRSVTHAARNRTQYYDPTFTVEENIVNERGQILVAAGTTINPLNRIGLSRPLVFFDARDKNQVAFAKRFLDSRAGLAKPILVGGSYFELMKKWDTPVYFDQQGALIRKLGIQHVPAIVSQEGIRLRIDEIAL